One Pullulanibacillus sp. KACC 23026 DNA segment encodes these proteins:
- a CDS encoding IDEAL domain-containing protein has protein sequence MKSEHSREQSMRSKPSSYESGEQLVTIDKELAKLITDDIITKARIKHLEALIDQCLDSKDEQLFMTLTAEYISLTR, from the coding sequence ATGAAGTCAGAGCATTCCCGAGAACAATCAATGAGATCCAAGCCCTCATCTTATGAAAGTGGAGAGCAATTAGTTACAATTGATAAGGAACTCGCTAAACTTATTACGGATGATATCATTACAAAAGCGAGAATTAAACACCTCGAAGCCCTGATTGACCAGTGTCTAGATTCAAAGGATGAACAACTCTTTATGACCTTAACCGCTGAGTATATAAGTTTAACACGTTAA
- a CDS encoding DEAD/DEAH box helicase — protein MDFETLGLSQDLLKAIQEMGFTSPTPIQEQAIGPAIQGKDVIGQAQTGTGKTAAFGIPLIEKADTQSGDVQGLIIAPTRELAVQVAEELQNLGRFKGIRTLAVYGGEDIGKQIRGLKRRPHIISSTPGRLLDHIRRKTIRLDHVQTVVLDEADEMLNMGFIDDIQSILESVPNERQTLLFSATMPPEIRRLADRFMKEPIEIKIKAKTLTVDRINQRFLFMREREKFDVFTRLIDIQTPERAIVFGRTKRRVDELTAALRKKGYPAKGLHGDLTQNKRDQVMNDFKAKRVNILVATDVAARGIDISDISHVYNFDMPQDPESYVHRIGRTGRAGKKGMAVTFVTYPEKEHLYNVEKTIKHKIEQLPIPTEEEALKARQLSTLDSLQKALQSNKLQNYKAIAESLLKEAEPVDLLAAALMLATDEEDEKPIKLTSEPPLQVKRQRNQSGGRNRRPGGHSSRNGSGHGHGGDRKRFDRGERRDRYERSSRSGQGRRQPASRG, from the coding sequence ATGGATTTTGAGACATTAGGACTAAGTCAAGATTTATTGAAGGCAATACAAGAAATGGGATTTACGAGCCCGACACCAATTCAAGAACAAGCAATTGGTCCAGCTATTCAAGGTAAAGATGTGATCGGTCAGGCTCAGACTGGAACCGGTAAAACAGCAGCATTTGGTATTCCTTTGATTGAAAAAGCGGATACTCAATCCGGTGATGTTCAAGGATTAATCATCGCACCTACACGTGAGCTTGCTGTCCAAGTTGCAGAAGAGCTCCAAAATTTAGGGCGATTTAAAGGCATTCGCACACTTGCTGTTTATGGTGGAGAAGATATTGGGAAGCAAATTCGCGGCTTGAAGCGCCGTCCTCACATCATCTCATCGACGCCTGGTCGTTTGCTTGATCATATTCGTCGGAAAACCATACGTTTAGATCATGTACAAACCGTTGTTTTAGATGAAGCCGACGAAATGCTTAATATGGGTTTCATTGACGATATTCAATCGATTCTCGAAAGTGTTCCAAACGAACGACAAACACTCCTTTTTTCAGCAACGATGCCACCTGAGATTCGTCGATTAGCCGATCGGTTCATGAAAGAACCAATTGAAATTAAGATTAAGGCTAAAACGTTAACGGTGGATCGCATTAATCAGCGCTTTTTGTTCATGAGAGAACGCGAAAAGTTTGACGTATTTACGCGGCTTATTGACATACAAACCCCAGAACGGGCGATTGTTTTTGGGCGTACGAAACGCCGTGTAGATGAATTAACGGCAGCTCTTCGTAAGAAAGGGTATCCAGCCAAAGGATTACATGGAGATCTCACGCAAAATAAACGTGACCAAGTCATGAATGACTTTAAGGCTAAGCGGGTTAATATTCTTGTCGCGACAGATGTTGCAGCACGTGGAATTGACATTAGTGATATCTCACATGTGTACAATTTCGATATGCCGCAAGACCCTGAAAGTTATGTTCACCGTATTGGACGTACAGGCCGTGCTGGAAAGAAAGGGATGGCCGTAACCTTTGTTACTTATCCCGAGAAAGAACATTTATATAATGTAGAGAAGACGATTAAGCATAAGATTGAGCAACTTCCTATTCCAACTGAGGAAGAAGCCTTAAAAGCACGTCAGTTGTCCACTTTGGATTCTCTGCAAAAAGCTTTACAAAGCAATAAACTTCAAAATTACAAAGCAATTGCTGAAAGCTTGCTTAAAGAAGCAGAGCCTGTTGATTTGCTTGCCGCTGCTTTAATGCTTGCAACGGATGAAGAAGATGAAAAGCCAATCAAACTGACATCTGAACCACCGTTACAAGTAAAACGTCAACGGAATCAATCCGGTGGTCGTAATCGCCGTCCAGGCGGACACAGCAGCCGTAATGGCAGCGGTCACGGACATGGCGGTGATCGTAAACGTTTTGATCGCGGTGAGCGTCGAGATCGCTATGAGCGTTCCAGTCGCTCAGGACAAGGTCGGCGTCAACCGGCATCAAGAGGTTAA
- the zwf gene encoding glucose-6-phosphate dehydrogenase codes for MNESSSMILFGATGDLAQRKLYPALHRLYKKRKKPFAMIGVARRPYNHETFREMIKNSVEAQGETCDQSFLDTCFYFSLDVQDTENYRGLKELAEKVDLDFGLYGNRIFYLALAPEFFGIVTNKLKESGLTKGNGWKRLVIEKPFGRDLESAEILNKEIRSSFEEDEIYRIDHYLGKDMIQNIQVIRFANPIFESIWNNHHIANVQITSSETLGVEERASYYDRTGALMDMVQNHMLQMVALTAMEPPSRMVTEDIRDEKVKVLRSIRPVDVSNVGDLIVRGQYGSGTLPNGLPAIAYREEENISRDSETDTYVAAKLFIDNFRWAGVPFYIRTGKRLKTKSTEIIIQFKEAPANPYFKTFTNMKPNLLVIHVQPYEGITLKLNAKNFAHPMDTLPIKMEFAHTDEFNTTSEAYERLISDCMRGDSTNFTRWDEVALSWHYVDGIKEALKKKNPPLAFYESGTMGPIAADDLLAKDGTIWWPLSQ; via the coding sequence ATGAATGAATCCTCTAGTATGATCCTCTTTGGAGCGACGGGTGACCTAGCACAGCGGAAGCTCTATCCCGCCCTTCATCGGCTGTATAAAAAAAGAAAGAAACCTTTTGCCATGATAGGGGTTGCTAGGAGACCCTATAATCATGAAACGTTTCGTGAGATGATCAAAAATTCTGTTGAAGCACAAGGTGAAACATGTGATCAAAGCTTTCTAGATACTTGCTTTTATTTTTCATTGGATGTACAAGACACAGAGAATTATAGGGGTTTAAAAGAATTGGCTGAAAAAGTGGATCTGGATTTTGGATTGTATGGAAATCGAATCTTCTATCTAGCTTTAGCTCCAGAATTCTTCGGTATTGTAACAAATAAATTGAAAGAATCTGGATTGACTAAAGGAAATGGCTGGAAAAGGTTAGTCATTGAAAAACCGTTTGGCCGTGACCTTGAGAGTGCTGAAATTCTTAATAAAGAAATCCGTTCCTCTTTTGAAGAAGATGAGATTTATCGCATTGACCATTATTTAGGTAAAGATATGATTCAAAACATCCAAGTCATTCGTTTTGCCAATCCTATCTTTGAGTCGATTTGGAATAATCATCACATTGCAAATGTCCAGATTACGTCAAGCGAAACACTCGGTGTTGAGGAGCGCGCCAGTTACTATGATCGAACAGGCGCCCTTATGGACATGGTACAAAACCACATGCTCCAAATGGTGGCTTTGACAGCCATGGAACCTCCAAGCCGAATGGTAACGGAGGATATTCGTGACGAGAAAGTAAAGGTACTGCGCTCTATCCGACCGGTCGATGTCTCAAACGTTGGAGATCTAATTGTAAGAGGTCAATATGGCAGTGGTACTTTACCGAATGGTTTGCCTGCCATAGCTTACAGAGAGGAAGAAAACATCTCAAGAGACTCCGAAACGGATACTTATGTGGCCGCCAAATTATTTATCGATAATTTTCGTTGGGCGGGCGTCCCTTTTTACATTCGAACAGGAAAACGGCTCAAAACGAAATCAACAGAAATTATCATTCAATTTAAAGAGGCACCCGCTAATCCCTACTTTAAAACCTTTACGAACATGAAACCTAATCTGCTTGTCATTCATGTCCAGCCTTATGAAGGAATCACACTAAAATTAAACGCAAAGAATTTTGCCCATCCTATGGATACACTGCCCATTAAAATGGAATTTGCTCATACAGATGAATTCAATACAACGAGTGAAGCCTATGAGCGTTTAATATCGGATTGCATGCGCGGTGACTCTACTAATTTTACTCGTTGGGATGAAGTCGCCTTATCCTGGCATTATGTCGATGGGATTAAAGAAGCCTTAAAGAAAAAGAATCCACCACTCGCCTTTTATGAATCCGGAACAATGGGACCAATAGCAGCCGACGATCTGCTAGCCAAAGACGGAACCATTTGGTGGCCACTATCTCAATAA
- a CDS encoding MFS transporter, whose protein sequence is MMEEKKTFELISIASIPLIMTLGNSMLIPVLPTLEKELDISAFQSSLIITSYSVISIICIPIAGYLSDVIGRKKVIIPSLILTAIGGLVAGLSPLFFKDISYWLILLGRLLQGMGGSGAFPVVIPLVGDIFKNEKQVSSALGVLETSNTAGKVLSPILGSLFALISWHSPFLAIPLLCLISIVLVGGAVKAPKNQTSPPPFRTFIKGIGKIFKNNGKWLISVFIIGGVIMFVLFGTLFYLSKTLEKHYHIDGVRKGFIIAIPLFALSVASLWTGGKIGQNKILMKWLTFLGMFLLLIAMCLLCFNPPIRLFLFYLFLGSVGIGITLPCLDAFLTEGIDKENRGTITSLYSSMRYVGVGLGPPLFAALMKGSVFFMFLVAAGTALLAVFVSLWGIHPTPSKEKSSTEPSTN, encoded by the coding sequence ATGATGGAAGAGAAGAAGACGTTTGAATTGATTTCAATTGCCTCAATTCCTCTTATCATGACACTTGGGAATTCGATGCTTATTCCTGTTTTGCCGACTCTAGAAAAGGAATTGGATATTTCCGCCTTCCAATCAAGTTTAATCATTACGAGTTACTCTGTTATATCGATCATCTGTATCCCGATTGCCGGTTATTTGTCGGACGTGATTGGGAGGAAAAAGGTCATTATACCAAGTCTTATCTTAACCGCAATTGGCGGATTAGTGGCCGGCTTATCTCCACTCTTTTTTAAAGATATTTCATATTGGTTAATTCTTTTGGGACGCCTGCTCCAAGGTATGGGAGGCTCCGGCGCCTTTCCTGTTGTGATCCCGCTTGTTGGGGATATTTTTAAAAATGAAAAGCAAGTGAGCAGTGCTTTAGGGGTTCTAGAGACCTCTAATACAGCCGGTAAAGTTCTTAGTCCTATCTTGGGCTCTTTGTTTGCCTTGATTAGTTGGCACAGTCCTTTTCTGGCTATTCCTCTTCTATGCTTGATAAGTATTGTTCTGGTAGGCGGTGCGGTGAAAGCACCAAAAAATCAGACATCTCCGCCTCCATTTCGAACCTTTATCAAAGGAATAGGGAAGATATTTAAGAATAATGGCAAATGGCTAATTTCTGTATTTATAATCGGTGGCGTGATTATGTTTGTTTTGTTCGGAACGTTGTTTTACTTATCCAAGACATTAGAAAAACACTATCATATTGACGGTGTCCGAAAAGGGTTTATCATTGCCATCCCATTATTTGCCCTGTCGGTTGCTTCTCTATGGACGGGTGGGAAGATTGGTCAAAATAAGATCCTAATGAAATGGCTGACTTTTTTAGGCATGTTTTTATTGTTAATCGCCATGTGTCTGCTTTGCTTTAATCCGCCTATCCGTTTGTTTTTGTTCTATTTATTTCTTGGGAGTGTAGGCATTGGCATTACGCTACCATGTCTGGATGCTTTTCTTACAGAAGGAATTGATAAGGAAAATAGAGGGACGATTACGAGTCTATACAGCAGCATGCGTTATGTGGGTGTAGGGTTAGGACCGCCGCTTTTTGCTGCCTTAATGAAAGGTTCTGTTTTTTTCATGTTTTTAGTAGCAGCAGGAACCGCACTCCTCGCCGTCTTCGTCTCACTGTGGGGAATCCATCCAACACCTTCAAAAGAAAAGAGCAGCACGGAACCCTCAACAAACTAA
- the dat gene encoding D-amino-acid transaminase, producing MLILKNDQFLKREDAVVDVEDRGYQFGDGVYEVIRVYDGKLFEMDAHMRRLERSLSAIRIPFKTPIPELEHQLLELCRLNQLENGMIYMQITRGTSERTHAFPKNAEPVLVAYTKSLERPIKEIQEGVKVCLTEDIRWLRCSIKSLNLLPNSLAKQEAVEKGCQEAVLHRGDTVTEGSSSNIFIVKGKTLFTHPANNLILNGITRLWVIRNAVSLGFTVVEKHFTKDNLLQADEAFITSTIQEIMPVIKVEDHLIGSGVPGEITQKLQALFQQEIGSLSYKIS from the coding sequence TTGTTGATTTTAAAAAATGATCAATTTTTAAAACGTGAGGATGCTGTCGTCGATGTTGAAGATCGCGGTTATCAATTCGGGGATGGTGTTTATGAAGTTATAAGAGTGTACGATGGCAAATTGTTTGAAATGGACGCTCATATGAGGCGATTGGAGCGAAGTCTTTCCGCTATTCGAATCCCATTTAAGACACCGATTCCAGAATTGGAGCATCAGCTTCTTGAGCTTTGCCGGCTGAACCAGCTTGAGAACGGAATGATCTACATGCAAATTACAAGAGGGACGTCTGAACGTACCCATGCCTTCCCAAAGAATGCAGAGCCTGTCCTTGTGGCCTATACTAAATCATTGGAAAGACCTATAAAAGAAATTCAAGAAGGAGTCAAGGTTTGCTTAACTGAAGATATTCGTTGGCTTCGTTGTTCCATTAAAAGCTTGAATTTATTGCCTAATAGCTTAGCGAAACAAGAAGCCGTCGAAAAAGGGTGTCAAGAAGCGGTTCTGCATCGCGGTGATACGGTGACAGAAGGAAGTTCGTCGAATATTTTTATCGTAAAGGGCAAGACGTTGTTCACGCATCCTGCCAATAACCTTATATTAAATGGGATCACTCGTTTATGGGTAATCAGAAATGCTGTTTCCTTAGGCTTCACTGTAGTGGAGAAACATTTTACTAAGGATAATCTGCTTCAAGCAGATGAAGCTTTTATCACAAGTACGATTCAAGAGATCATGCCTGTTATAAAAGTAGAAGACCACTTGATTGGTTCCGGTGTTCCAGGTGAGATTACTCAAAAGCTTCAGGCCTTATTCCAACAAGAAATTGGTAGCTTGAGTTATAAAATTTCATAA
- a CDS encoding glucose 1-dehydrogenase, which yields MMLPTFRLDDQTAIVTGAGRGIGQALAIGLAEAGCDVVCLARTAEDLEATVNLVKKTGRQALAIPTDITKREQVQQAVSRAREAFGKIDILVNNAGMNIRSKALEVTDEEWHTIMETNLHGAFMMAQETAKVMKDQQKGKIINISSVGGGVALRTGVVYASTKAAMIQMTKNLAIEWAQYGININSVGPWYFRTPLTEKLLADEAYLNDILSRTPIKRVGELEDLVGPVVFLAGEGANYITGQTLFVDGGMTIYGF from the coding sequence ATCATGTTACCAACTTTTCGATTAGACGATCAAACAGCCATCGTTACTGGTGCTGGAAGAGGCATCGGACAGGCTTTAGCAATTGGCCTTGCTGAAGCGGGTTGTGATGTGGTTTGTTTAGCGCGTACAGCGGAGGACCTAGAGGCCACCGTCAACTTAGTTAAAAAAACGGGAAGACAAGCACTTGCCATTCCAACGGATATTACAAAACGGGAACAGGTTCAGCAAGCGGTGAGCCGTGCCCGAGAGGCATTTGGAAAGATTGATATTTTAGTCAATAATGCAGGGATGAATATCCGTTCGAAGGCGCTTGAAGTGACGGATGAGGAATGGCACACCATCATGGAGACGAATCTTCACGGTGCCTTTATGATGGCTCAAGAGACTGCAAAAGTCATGAAAGACCAACAAAAAGGCAAGATCATCAATATTTCCTCAGTTGGCGGCGGCGTTGCCTTAAGAACAGGAGTCGTTTATGCGTCTACGAAAGCGGCCATGATTCAAATGACGAAAAATCTCGCCATTGAATGGGCCCAATATGGTATTAACATCAATTCGGTTGGTCCATGGTATTTTAGAACCCCTTTAACCGAAAAATTGCTTGCCGATGAAGCTTATTTGAATGATATTTTAAGCCGTACCCCAATCAAGCGAGTTGGTGAGCTCGAAGACCTGGTTGGTCCAGTTGTCTTTTTAGCAGGTGAAGGCGCCAATTATATAACGGGTCAAACTTTGTTTGTTGACGGGGGAATGACCATTTATGGATTTTAA
- a CDS encoding GDSL-type esterase/lipase family protein has product MTHLKKLISALIILIIILGISVGWWISHRFYGGVPTTETPLSTFKSQLSTKQMTIKAVGLGDSLTKGVGDPNEQGYAGIVVGDLRKESAFSSASLIDEGVTGDTTKDLLKVLKKKQVQDAISKSNVIFLTIGGNDLVNVLKDHFLNLDFKEFDKAQKQYTQNLNTILTKVRALNPTATIYYMGLYNPFEDYLTDLNQPFESVLNKWNQAGETILSLYPNTVFIPTFDLFHGKTSELLYKDHFHPNPKGYKLIASRILTHFDQSPSQP; this is encoded by the coding sequence GTGACTCATTTAAAAAAGTTAATTTCAGCCCTTATCATTTTGATCATCATACTGGGAATTAGTGTAGGGTGGTGGATTTCTCATCGCTTTTACGGTGGAGTTCCCACTACGGAAACGCCGCTTTCCACTTTTAAAAGCCAGCTTTCAACGAAACAAATGACCATTAAAGCAGTTGGACTTGGGGATTCTCTTACAAAGGGTGTAGGAGATCCAAATGAACAAGGCTATGCAGGTATTGTTGTTGGCGATTTAAGGAAAGAGTCTGCCTTTTCTTCCGCTTCCCTGATTGATGAGGGGGTTACGGGAGACACAACGAAGGACTTATTAAAAGTTTTAAAGAAGAAACAAGTTCAGGATGCGATTTCAAAGTCTAATGTGATCTTTTTGACAATTGGCGGAAATGACCTAGTGAACGTGTTAAAGGATCACTTTTTGAATCTTGATTTTAAAGAATTCGATAAAGCTCAAAAACAGTACACACAAAACTTAAATACGATTCTTACAAAGGTTCGAGCGCTCAATCCTACCGCCACGATTTATTATATGGGTTTGTATAACCCTTTTGAGGATTATTTAACCGATCTTAATCAGCCGTTTGAGTCGGTGCTAAATAAATGGAACCAAGCCGGAGAAACCATCTTAAGTCTTTATCCCAATACCGTTTTTATACCGACCTTTGATTTGTTTCATGGAAAGACATCTGAACTTTTATATAAAGATCATTTTCATCCGAATCCAAAAGGGTACAAGCTTATTGCCTCACGCATTTTAACGCATTTTGATCAATCACCGTCACAGCCATAA
- a CDS encoding FbpB family small basic protein — protein sequence MRKRLSIKELISQNKSEIMKDSSALDKIESRLEERLADKS from the coding sequence TTGAGAAAACGTTTATCAATAAAAGAATTGATTTCGCAAAATAAATCAGAAATTATGAAAGATTCATCAGCTTTAGATAAAATTGAATCCCGTCTCGAAGAACGACTCGCGGACAAATCTTAA
- a CDS encoding GNAT family protein: protein MDQAFPTFTTDRLLFRQLQPNDVYKVYQLFSDPDCMIFDGGRTMVTINEAFQFISLFSTYQPGSSFIRWAVESRETGEFLGTGGFHKISTEARRGEIGGELLKKNWGAGIGKEALFGLAHYAFQELQFNRITAMISPENIKAKKVAEKMGFIKEGQLKDWEFWNGRYTDMDIYRLLAREWKGN from the coding sequence ATGGATCAAGCATTTCCTACTTTTACGACTGACCGACTCCTCTTCAGACAGCTTCAGCCGAATGATGTTTATAAGGTGTATCAACTCTTTTCGGACCCAGATTGTATGATTTTCGACGGTGGCCGAACCATGGTCACGATCAATGAAGCCTTTCAATTTATTTCTCTCTTTTCGACCTATCAGCCTGGGAGTTCCTTTATCCGATGGGCCGTGGAGTCAAGAGAAACGGGTGAGTTTCTAGGGACAGGCGGCTTTCACAAAATTTCCACCGAAGCGAGACGGGGTGAAATCGGCGGGGAGCTCTTGAAGAAAAATTGGGGGGCAGGGATCGGTAAAGAAGCCTTATTTGGTTTAGCTCATTACGCCTTTCAGGAGCTTCAGTTTAATCGAATTACAGCGATGATTTCCCCAGAGAATATCAAGGCAAAAAAAGTCGCGGAGAAAATGGGGTTTATTAAAGAAGGGCAGCTTAAAGATTGGGAATTTTGGAACGGTCGCTATACAGATATGGACATTTATCGGTTGCTTGCCCGTGAATGGAAAGGGAACTAA
- a CDS encoding DedA family protein: MKDMVVELLNLVSQFGYIGIALALMIEVIPSELVLAYGGYLVSSGDFNFYGIVLAGLIGGVIAQLFLYWIGYYGGRPFLDKFGKYLLLSKHHLELSERWFEKYGTGVIFFARFIPLVRHAISVPAGISKMSLSRFLTFTTLAILPWSFIFIYLGEKLGRNWENIQTVAAPYVDLSIVVIVAVACVFLIWKYLRRFKP; this comes from the coding sequence TTGAAGGATATGGTGGTTGAGCTCTTAAATCTTGTTTCACAATTTGGCTATATCGGAATCGCATTAGCTCTTATGATTGAAGTCATCCCAAGCGAATTGGTCCTTGCCTATGGCGGTTACCTTGTTTCAAGCGGAGATTTTAATTTCTACGGAATCGTCTTAGCGGGTTTGATCGGAGGCGTGATTGCACAACTATTCTTATATTGGATTGGTTATTATGGAGGTCGGCCGTTCTTAGATAAGTTCGGAAAGTATTTACTTCTCAGCAAACACCATCTTGAACTCTCGGAACGTTGGTTTGAAAAGTACGGCACAGGGGTTATCTTTTTTGCCCGTTTTATTCCCCTTGTCCGCCATGCCATTTCTGTCCCCGCGGGCATTTCCAAAATGAGTCTTTCTCGATTTTTAACGTTTACAACATTAGCCATTCTTCCATGGTCGTTTATATTTATTTATCTGGGAGAAAAATTAGGACGGAATTGGGAGAACATCCAAACCGTCGCAGCACCATATGTGGATCTTTCTATTGTTGTCATAGTTGCAGTTGCTTGTGTCTTTTTAATTTGGAAATATCTCCGTCGTTTCAAGCCATAA
- a CDS encoding dipeptidase, translating into MSELAKQYLKENRDAQLDELKSFLSLQSISSDSTHRDEMNHTAQWTADALTAAGLEHVAIMETEGLPVVYGEWLHDPEKPTVLIYGHYDVQPVDPLHLWETPPFEPTIRDGKIYARGASDDKGQVFMHIKVLEAYLKSEKALPVNVKVIFEGEEEIGSPSLDAFVEANKELLKSDVLLVSDTPMLDKGKPAVVYGLRGLCGMQIDLKGPNSDLHSGLYGGAVQNTLHALVELLATLHNEKGEITVEGFYDKVRRLTKEEIETFASLSDDEALKAQLGVTDLFGEEGFSTTARLWARPTLEINGVYGGFQGEGVKTVIPNEAHAKISCRLVPDQDPAEIASQIKAHLNKHLPKGVTLDIQMFDQARPFLTPYDHPAIQAAGVALEKAYGSPVTYTRMGGSIPVVETFNTVLKLPAVLMGFGLGTENFHAPNEHFHLENFEKGMDALVDYLHELSHVQF; encoded by the coding sequence ATGTCTGAACTAGCTAAACAATATCTTAAAGAAAACAGAGATGCGCAATTAGATGAACTCAAATCCTTTTTATCCTTACAAAGCATCAGCTCCGATTCCACACATCGTGATGAGATGAACCATACCGCTCAATGGACGGCTGATGCCTTAACAGCTGCTGGACTTGAGCATGTTGCTATTATGGAAACAGAAGGCTTACCTGTCGTTTACGGGGAATGGCTTCATGACCCTGAAAAACCAACCGTTTTAATCTATGGCCATTATGATGTTCAACCTGTTGACCCGCTTCACTTATGGGAAACCCCTCCCTTTGAACCTACCATACGTGACGGAAAAATCTATGCACGCGGAGCAAGTGACGATAAGGGACAAGTATTCATGCATATAAAAGTGCTTGAGGCTTATCTAAAGTCAGAAAAAGCACTGCCTGTTAACGTCAAAGTTATCTTTGAAGGGGAAGAAGAAATCGGCAGTCCAAGTCTCGATGCTTTTGTTGAGGCGAACAAAGAATTGCTTAAGTCCGATGTGCTGCTTGTATCCGATACACCGATGCTTGATAAAGGAAAACCAGCCGTTGTTTATGGATTAAGAGGTCTTTGCGGGATGCAAATTGATTTGAAGGGACCAAACAGTGACCTTCACTCAGGTCTGTATGGCGGTGCGGTTCAAAATACTTTACATGCTCTGGTTGAATTATTGGCAACCTTACATAATGAAAAAGGTGAAATTACGGTTGAGGGCTTCTACGACAAGGTTCGTCGTTTGACGAAGGAAGAAATCGAGACATTCGCTTCCCTTTCGGATGATGAAGCGCTTAAAGCTCAACTTGGGGTAACTGACCTATTTGGCGAAGAAGGCTTTTCCACAACAGCTCGTCTGTGGGCACGTCCAACACTAGAAATCAACGGGGTTTACGGAGGATTCCAGGGAGAAGGCGTTAAAACCGTTATTCCTAACGAGGCCCATGCCAAAATCAGCTGTCGCCTAGTACCCGACCAAGACCCTGCTGAGATTGCTTCACAAATAAAAGCTCATCTTAACAAGCATTTACCAAAAGGTGTGACGTTGGATATTCAGATGTTCGATCAAGCTCGTCCATTTTTAACTCCATATGATCATCCTGCTATTCAGGCTGCCGGTGTGGCATTGGAGAAAGCCTATGGAAGTCCCGTCACTTATACACGAATGGGTGGATCCATTCCAGTTGTAGAGACGTTTAACACCGTGTTAAAGCTTCCTGCGGTCCTTATGGGATTTGGTCTAGGTACCGAAAATTTCCATGCACCTAATGAACACTTCCATTTAGAGAACTTTGAAAAAGGAATGGACGCTCTAGTCGACTATCTACACGAATTAAGTCACGTCCAATTTTAA